A portion of the Manihot esculenta cultivar AM560-2 chromosome 2, M.esculenta_v8, whole genome shotgun sequence genome contains these proteins:
- the LOC110610090 gene encoding amino acid transporter AVT1I: MAMPQHASLTAPLIVDEKESNLLHGDLESNHTGYSQGTTSSLKTIVNGLNALSGVGILSTPYALSSGGWLSLILLFVIAIAAFYSGLLMKRCMEADSNISTYPDIGDRAFGKKGRVLISIFMYTELYLVATGFLILEGDNLQNLFPNVELEMAGFHLGGRQTFVIVVALIILPTVWLDNLSILSYISASGVLASIIILVSIFWVGSFDGIGFHEKGTLIKWDGIPSAVSLYAFCYCAHPVFPTLYTSMKKKHHFSNVLLICFIFCTFTYASMAVIGYSMFGSEVQSQVTLNLPIGKLSSRVAIYTILVNPISKYALMITPIVNATKNWSPWYCNKKPFNVFISTALLISTVIVALAVPFFGYLMTLVGAFLSFTASIILPCLCYLKISGTYRRLGCEGVVVGGIVVLGIAVVISGTYSALLQIVGHL, from the exons ATGGCCATGCCTCAACACGCGTCATTGACTGCACCTCTCATCGTCGATGAGAAGGAATCAAATTTACTACATGGAGATTTGGAGTCAAATCACACTGGTTATAGCCAAGGAACAACCTCTTCCCTCAAGACCATTGTCAATGGCTTAAATGCTTTGTCAG GAGTTGGAATACTTTCGACCCCATATGCGCTATCATCAGGAGGATGGCTGAGCTTGATCCTTCTCTTTGTCATTGCCATTGCTGCTTTTTACTCAGGTTTACTGATGAAAAGGTGTATGGAAGCAGATTCAAATATCAGCACTTATCCTGATATCGGCGATCGTGCTTTTGGTAAAAAAGGAAGAGTTTTAATATCAATTTTCATGTATACAGAGCTCTACTTAGTCGCCACTGGTTTCCTGATTCTGGAAGGGGATAACTTGCAAAACTTGTTTCCTAACGTGGAACTTGAAATGGCAGGATTCCATTTAGGTGGGAGACAAACCTTTGTTATAGTTGTTGCTCTTATTATCTTACCTACGGTTTGGTTGGATAACTTGAGCATCCTTTCTTACATCTCTGCTAGTGGGGTTTTAGCTTCTATTATAATCCTTGTTTCAATTTTCTGGGTTGGATCTTTTGATGGAATTGGATTTCACGAAAAGGGAACCCTGATAAAGTGGGATGGAATCCCTTCTGCTGTTAGCTTATATGCCTTCTGTTACTGCGCACATCCAGTCTTCCCTACTCTCTACACTTCTATGAAAAAGAAGCATCACTTCTCTAAT GTCCTACTTATTTGCTTCATTTTCTGTACCTTCACTTATGCATCAATGGCGGTTATAGGATACTCGATGTTCGGGTCTGAGGTTCAATCGCAGGTAACATTGAACCTCCCCATCGGAAAGTTAAGCTCAAGAGTGGCAATATACACAATCCTGGTCAATcccatatcaaaatatgcattgATGATTACACCAATAGTGAATGCTACCAAGAATTGGTCTCCATGGTACTGCAACAAGAAACCCTTTAACGTTTTCATCAGTACCGCTTTATTGATCAGCACTGTAATTGTAGCCTTGGCTGTCCCTTTCTTTGGATATCTCATGACGCTGGTTGGAGCATTCCTGAGTTTCACTGCTTCAATTATACTTCCATGTTTGTGTTACTTGAAAATTTCAGGCACTTACAGGAGACTTGGATGTGAAGGGGTGGTAGTAGGGGGAATTGTAGTATTGGGTATTGCAGTCGTAATATCTGGTACTTACTCTGCTCTATTGCAAATTGTAGGGCATTTGTAA
- the LOC110610088 gene encoding ATP-dependent zinc metalloprotease FTSH 6, chloroplastic: protein MSPALSLSISHIPICKSQDLSKDAHISKISGRENPSHKTSSDVKLSKRKLLNATAFGLLSEGISIAQPAKAEPESPVAATSSRMSYSRFLQYLDEGAVRKVDLFENGTVAIAEIFNPTLSKMQRVKIQLPGLPQELLRKLKDKNVDFAAHPLEINWGAALLDLLGNLAFPLILLGSLLLRSSSTNPDGGPNLPFGLGRSKAKFQMEPNTGVTFNDVAGVDEAKQDFQEIVEFLKTPEKFAAVGARIPKGVLLVGPPGTGKTLLAKAIAGEAGVPFFSLSGSEFIEMFVGVGASRVRDLFNKAKANSPCLVFIDEIDAVGRQRGTGIGGGNDEREQTLNQLLTEMDGFSGNSGVIVIAATNRPEILDSALLRPGRFDRQVTVGLPDIRGREEILQVHSKGKKLDKDVSLSVIAMRTPGFSGADLANLMNEAAILAGRRGKGKITLKEIDDSIDRIVAGMEGTKMTDGKSKILVAYHEVGHAVCATLTPGHDPVQKVTLIPRGQARGLTWFMPGEDPTLISKQQLFARIVGGLGGRAAEEVIFGESEITTGAAGDLQQITQIARQMVTMFGMSEIGPWALTDPAVQSSDVVLRMLARNSMSEKLAKDIDSAVRDIIERAYKIAKEHVRNNREAIDKLVEVLLERETLTGDEFRAILSEFTDISVGKVDRISVREMIKV, encoded by the exons ATGTCACCTGCACTATCTCTATCTATTTCCCACATTCCCATCTGCAAATCTCAGGACCTTTCAAAGGATGCCCACATCTCCAAAATTTCTGGTAGAGAAAACCCATCTCACAAAACATCCTCGGATGTCAAACTGAGTAAAAGAAAACTACTAAATGCCACTGCCTTTGGCCTTTTAAGTGAAGGAATCTCTATAGCTCAGCCTGCAAAAGCAGAGCCAGAGAGCCCAGTAGCAGCAACTTCAAGTAGGATGTCATATTCAAGATTCTTGCAGTACTTAGATGAAGGTGCTGTAAGGAAGGTAGACCTGTTTGAGAATGGAACTGTAGCCATTGCAGAGATTTTCAATCCAACTCTTTCCAAGATGCAGAGAGTGAAAATACAATTACCAGGATTGCCGCAAGAGCTGTTGAGGAAACTGAAGGATAAAAATGTAGATTTTGCAGCTCATCCATTGGAAATCAACTGGGGTGCTGCTTTGCTTGACTTGTTGGGGAACTTGGCCTTTCCATTGATTTTGCTTGGCAGTTTGTTGTTAAGGTCATCATCCACAAACCCTGATGGAGGCCCCAACTTACCATTCGGGCTTGGAAG AAGCAAAGCCAAATTCCAAATGGAACCCAACACTGGAGTAACATTCAATGATGTTGCTGGAGTTGATGAAGCCAAGCAAGATTTTCAAGAAATTGTTGAATTCTTGAAGACACCGGAAAAGTTTGCTGCAGTAGGGGCAAGAATTCCTAAAGGAGTACTGCTAGTAGGACCTCCTGGGACTGGCAAGACCTTACTAGCTAAAGCAATAGCTGGAGAAGCAGGAGTTCCTTTCTTTTCGCTCTCAGGATCAGAGTTCATAGAGATGTTTGTTGGTGTAGGGGCTTCAAGAGTGAGGGATTTATTCAACAAGGCAAAGGCAAACTCGCCATGCTTGGTTTTTATCGACGAGATAGATGCAGTTGGAAGGCAGAGAGGGACAGGCATCGGTGGAGGAAATGATGAGAGGGAACAAACATTAAACCAGTTACTCACTGAAATGGATGGTTTTAGTGGTAACAGTGGAGTTATTGTAATTGCTGCTACAAATCGGCCTGAAATTCTTGATTCTGCTTTGCTAAGGCCAGGAAGATTTGACAGGCAG GTAACTGTTGGGCTACCAGATATTAGAGGAAGGGAAGAGATATTACAGGTGCACAGCAAAGGCAAGAAGCTTGACAAGGATGTTTCCCTAAGTGTTATTGCCATGAGGACACCAGGATTCAGTGGCGCGGACTTGGCAAACCTAATGAATGAAGCCGCCATTCTTGCTGGTAGGAGAGGCAAAGGTAAGATCACCCTGAAAGAAATTGATGATTCGATTGATCGAATAGTGGCGGGCATGGAAGGAACCAAGATGACAGATGGGAAAAGTAAAATCCTGGTGGCTTATCATGAAGTTGGGCATGCTGTTTGCGC GACACTGACTCCAGGTCATGACCCAGTTCAGAAAGTAACTCTAATTCCACGAGGCCAGGCCCGAGGACTAACATGGTTTATGCCAGGTGAAGATCCAACTCTCATCTCCAAGCAACAGCTATTTGCTCGGATTGTTGGAGGTCTTGGAGGTAGAGCAGCAGAGGAAGTGATTTTTGGTGAATCAGAAATCACTACTGGTGCAGCAGGGGACCTGCAGCAAATCACTCAAATTGCTAGACag ATGGTTACAATGTTTGGCATGTCCGAGATTGGGCCATGGGCACTCACGGATCCAGCAGTACAAAGCAGTGATGTTGTACTAAGGATGCTGGCTAGAAATTCCATGTCTGAGAAACTTGCAAAGGATATTGATTCAGCGGTTCGAGACATAATTGAAAGAGCGTATAAGATCGCAAAGGAACATGTAAGGAATAACAGAGAGGCCATAGATAAACTAGTAGAGGTGCTTCTAGAGAGGGAAACCCTAACTGGGGATGAATTCAGGGCAATCCTGTCAGAATTTACTGATATTTCCGTAGGCAAAGTAGATAGGATCTCTGTACGTGAAATGATCAAAGTTTAG
- the LOC110603014 gene encoding uncharacterized protein LOC110603014, with protein MAVLASCWLMIESIVIPDGFAKWFYLSFYIHPIFLFVCQIFLWLKLILKYLSVVFFYPLKITWYVCLYVFKVFKDRVICFFSSPRLTNSEPSRVEAEDYALVQICDRNQIVTSYGYSNIARISCQQLKVLPLQKYYVLEEESNFQDDHQVSCEDEHMEEESLFFDEDKSTIDDSTSICSSESSSSLNPYQAGSFMDWELRYCSETLLKDANLNECIPSICSSNSPEAENLDVSECSSLLFSSNTVAEDQDINAYSRSICSLNLPAVVAREEPIGLKDQDLDSFYSEYIQRMRWFDVLNYDRTCGISSILNKQETATPDSLESAGSVDFSIFPYMSWSKTVRKKLLRSLESDFELVYVAQSCLSWEVLHYQYIKVEALANSSSQNLLFSDNVVGEFQKFQVLLERFMEEERCEGTRVWNYVRGRFSLKSLLQVPKVSGFFEQEMEKEVIDIKQVLKAIERCIQAFWTFVKTDSTKPWWKLRTSLWTCQPVENPRDLKLFADLTRKLHKKELWLKDSQGKRRCWLRRVVKPDVEESQRKEMLYTMIDIKLISRVLQLPMLSSAQLNWCKEKLHNIQVQEGKIVRASTSGPLFPP; from the exons ATGGCTGTCCTTGCTTCCTGTTGGCTGATGATTGAATCTATTGTCATCCCAGATGGTTTTGCGAAGTGGTTTTATTTGAGCTTCTATATCCATcccatttttctttttgtatgCCAGATTTTTCTTTGGCTCAAATTGATACTGAAATATCTTTCAGTTGTTTTCTTTTATCCTCTTAAAATCACTTGGTATGtttgtttatatgtttttaaagTTTTCAAAGATCGTGTCATCTGCTTTTTTTCATCCCCTAGATTGACCAATTCTGAACCCAGCAGAGTAGAGGCTGAGGATTATGCACTTGTACAAATCTGTGATAGAAACCAAATTGTTACCTCCTATGGTTATTCAAATATAGCACGTATATCATGTCAGCAGCTAAAAGTACTCCCACTTCAGAAATATTATGTGCTTGAAGAGGAGAGTAATTTCCAGGATGATCATCAAGTTTCATGTGAGGATGAACATATGGAAGAAGAAAGTTTGTTTTTTGATGAAGATAAAAGCACGATTGATGATTCCACTTCTATTTGTAGCTCTGAATCATCATCATCTCTCAATCCTTACCAAGCAGGGAGTTTCATGGACTGGGAACTCCGATATTGCTCTGAAACACTCCTAAAAGATGCAAACTTAAATGAATGCATACCATCAATTTGTAGCTCCAATTCACCTGAAGCAGAAAACCTTGACGTGAGCGAGTGTTCGTCATTGCTTTTCAGCTCTAATACAGTAGCTGAAGATCAAGACATTAATGCATATTCAAGATCTATTTGCAGCCTTAACTTACCAGCAGTGGTGGCACGAGAAGAACCTATTGGACTTAAGGACCAAGATTTAGACTCATTCTACAGCGAGTACATCCAAAGGATGAGATGGTTCGATGTCCTAAATTACGATCGCACATGTGGAATAA GCTCAATTCTGAACAAGCAAGAAACAGCGACTCCAGATTCTTTAGAGAGCGCTGGATCTGTGGATTTCTCAATCTTCCCTTATATGTCATGGAGCAAAACAGTCAGAAAGAAGCTGCTAAGGAGTTTAGAAAGCGATTTCGAGCTGGTTTATGTGGCTCAGTCATGCCTGTCGTGGGAAGTTCTCCACTATCAGTACATAAAAGTTGAAGCTCTTGCTAACTCTAGCTCTCAAAATTTGTTATTTTCTGATAATGTGGTGGGAGAATTCCAGAAGTTCCAAGTGCTTTTGGAGAGATTTATGGAAGAGGAAAGGTGTGAAGGCACAAGGGTTTGGAattatgtcagaggaaggtttTCCCTCAAGAGCCTTCTCCAAGTCCCCAAGGTTTCAG GATTCTTTGAGCAGGAAATGGAAAAAGAAGTCATAGATATTAAACAAGTCTTGAAGGCCATAGAAAGATGCATACAGGCATTTTGGACCTTTGTTAAAACAGACAGCACAAAGCCTTGGTGGAAATTGAGAACTTCCTTGTGGACTTGTCAGCCTGTGGAGAACCCTAGAGATTTGAAACTATTTGCTGATCTCACTAGGAAACTTCATAag AAGGAACTATGGTTAAAAGATTCACAAGGGAAGCGAAGATGCTGGCTCAGGAGAGTAGTAAAGCCTGATGTGGAGGAGTCTCAAAGAAAGGAGATGCTATACACAATGATAGACATAAAGCTGATATCAAGAGTGCTCCAATTGCCAATGCTTTCTTCTGCCCAGCTCAATTGGTGCAAAGAAAAGCTCCACAACATTCAGGTTCAGGAAGGGAAGATTGTCAGGGCTTCCACTTCTGGCCCCTTATTTCCTCCTTGA
- the LOC110608695 gene encoding granule-bound starch synthase 2, chloroplastic/amyloplastic, with translation MAFIGSLPFIIQTKAESSVLLHDKNLQRSRFSVFPCRSQNSFNLAVSLSLSFKPVRATGKEGVSGDGSEDTLQATIEKSKKVLALQRDLLQKIAERRKLVSSIQSSVGDHDTNKTSHEQRENSLPNSDNTSTSDVNMHQQQNGPVLPSSYVHSTADEVSETASSAINRGHAKDDKELEQHASPRTAFVKNSTKQFKEMDSEKLQTDEIPSFLSNTTDISTINEENSEHSNESTSPMVDIFESDSMTEDMKPPPLAGDNVMNVILVAAECAPWSKTGGLGDVAGSLPKALARRGHRVMVVAPRYGNYVEPQDTGVRKRYKVDGQDFEVSYFQAFIDGVDFVFIDSPMFRHIGNDIYGGNRMDILKRMVLFCKAAVEVPWHVPCGGVCYGDGNLAFIANDWHTALLPVYLKAYYRDNGLMQYTRSVLVIHNIAHQGRGPVDDFSYVGLPEHYIDLFKLHDPIGGDHFNIFAAGLKVADRVVTVSHGYAWELKTSEGGWGLHNIINENDWKLQGIVNGIDAKEWNPQFDIQLTSDGYTNYSLETLDTGKPQCKAALQKELGLPIRPDVPVIGFIGRLDYQKGVDLIAEAIPWMVGQDVQLVMLGTGRQDLEEMLRQFENQHRDKVRGWVGFSVKTAHRITAGADILLMPSRFEPCGLNQLYAMMYGTIPVVHAVGGLRDTVQPFDPFNESGLGWTFDSAESHKLIHALGNCLLTYREYKKSWEGLQRRGMTQNLSWDHAAEKYEETLVAAKYQW, from the exons ATGGCATTTATAGGATCACTTCCTTTTATTATCCAAACCAAAGCAGAAAGTTCTGTCCTTCTCCATGACAAAAACCTACAGCGATCCAGATTCTCCGTTTTCCCATGTAGATCACAAAACTCTTTTAATTTAGCCGTTTCGTtatctttgagttttaagcctGTAAGAGCTACAGGTAAGGAAGGCGTTAGTGGTGATGGGTCAGAGGATACACTTCAAGCCACCATCGAGAAAAGCAAGAAAGTTCTCGCCTTGCAAAGGGACCTACTTCAGAAG ATTGCTGAAAGAAGGAAATTGGTTTCTTCTATACAAAGTAGTGTTGGTGACCACGACACAAACAAAACTTCTCATGAACAGAGGGAAAACTCTTTGCCAAATTCAGATAATACTTCAACTAGTGATGTGAATATGCACCAACAGCAAAATGGCCCAGTTCTTCCGAGTAGCTATGTCCATTCAACTGCAGATGAGGTATCAGAAACTGCATCTTCAGCTATTAATAGAGGTCATGCTAAAGATGATAAGGAACTTGAACAACATGCATCTCCTAGAACAGCCTTTGTTAAGAATTCTACCAAACAGTTTAAAGAGATGGATTCTGAGAAACTACAGACAGATGAGATAccatcttttctttcaaacaccaCAGATATTTCCACTATAAATGAAGAAAATAGTGAACATTCAAATGAATCAACCTCACCTATGGTTGACATTTTTGAAAGTGATTCTATGACTGAAGACATGAAGCCACCTCCTTTGGCTGGGGACAATGTCATGAATGTTATTTTGGTAGCTGCAGAATGTGCTCCATGGTCCAAAACAG GTGGCCTTGGTGATGTCGCTGGATCTTTACCAAAGGCTTTGGCTCGGCGTGGACATCGGGTTATG GTTGTGGCACCGCGATATGGCAACTATGTTGAACCTCAGGATACTGGAGTCCGAAAGAGGTATAAGGTGGATGGTCAG GATTTTGAAGTATCATACTTCCAAGCCTTCATTGATGGGGTTGATTTTGTATTCATTGACAGTCCTATGTTTCGCCACATAGGGAATGATATATATGGAGGAAACAGAATG GATATATTAAAGAGGATGGTATTATTTTGCAAAGCTGCTGTTGAG GTTCCTTGGCATGTCCCATGTGGTGGAGTCTGCTATGGGGATGGAAATTTGGCTTTCATTGCAAATGATTGGCATACAGCATTGTTGCCAGTGTATCTGAAGGCATATTATCGGGATAATGGTTTAATGCAATATACAAGATCTGTTCTTGTAATTCATAACATAGCTCACCAG GGTCGGGGTCCAGTGGATGATTTCTCTTACGTGGGTCTACCAGAACATTACATTGATCTCTTCAAACTGCATGATCCGATTGGTGGTGACCACTTCAATATCTTTGCAGCTGGTCTTAAGGTGGCAGATCGTGTGGTTACTGTTAGTCATGGATACGCCTGGGAGCTTAAAACATCTGAAGGTGGTTGGGGTCTGCACAATATCATAAATGAGAACGACTGGAAATTGCAGGGCATTGTTAATGGGATTGATGCCAAAGAATGGAATCCACAGTTTGATATTCAACTGACATCAGATGGTTATACTAACTATTCCCTGGAAACACTTGATACTGGCAAGCCTCAGTGCAAGGCAGCCTTACAGAAGGAGCTCGGTTTGCCCATCCGTCCAGATGTCCCTGTTATTGGGTTCATTGGAAGGTTGGATTATCAGAAAGGTGTCGATCTCATAGCTGAGGCAATTCCCTGGATGGTGGGTCAGGATGTGCAACTAGTAATGTTGGGTACTGGCAGACAAGACTTGGAAGAGATGCTTAGACAATTTGAAAACCAACATAGAGATAAAGTGAGGGGATGGGTTGGTTTTTCTGTGAAGACAGCTCACAGGATAACTGCTGGTGCAGATATTTTGCTCATGCCATCAAGATTTGAACCATGTGGGCTAAACCAGTTATATGCTATGATGTACGGGACGATTCCTGTAGTACACGCTGTGGGTGGACTAAGGGACACGGTGCAACCTTTCGATCCATTTAATGAGTCGGGGCTTGGGTGGACATTTGATAGCGCTGAATCACATAAACTGATACATGCATTAGGCAATTGCTTGCTCACTTACCGAGAGTACAAGAAGAGCTGGGAAGGACTGCAGAGAAGAGGGATGACTCAAAACCTCAGCTGGGACCATGCTGCTGAGAAATATGAGGAGACTCTTGTTGCAGCCAAGTACCAGTGGTGA